A stretch of the Hydrogenimonas thermophila genome encodes the following:
- a CDS encoding right-handed parallel beta-helix repeat-containing protein — protein sequence MNKFFFIMSIFCIALFGKTIVVSKLPIYSCVSGDETKSSIDDALKVAVNGDTINICPGTYTISKSLLVTKKDITLEGMGDEIDDVVIESSSKAITIKNENITLKNFKIESNDIGIYGDWNGTGDHNFEDLIIQSTATAIQIDHGSKQTFKNLNITSNSGKGIDLPFNTTGEHIFDNITIVSYDTSIYVGQGGLDFTNLNLTSNNARGLDVEKTNNDLNFDNIIIKSKTEGIYTSEDVDGEHVLNKIIIDSDGTGISFARGFSSLKDSNITSKVRGIDLAPYRDLLIDNVSIDTSSGSDHGIVLNWGDTVDITIKNSKITAGGDGIYTNNSNEILIDSVIIDGGQRGIYLPWNMKNITIQNCIIKNTTDWALVLDADVSTPANIKENCFYGDKEVKANGWDASHHHNFDGNYYDGVSDIDGDGKITSSDSSKIEGYVEDSLFKNECQNSETSATFSNPIVNYQMDECRWDADSSTYEIKNSGTFGKNINATSKFDARNEENITVGGGLCKVGNFIGSKHIVPQNNILLDSEYTVIVWIKFPLSDENHETYCFNIVGNSIDCSDNSVRWLNQYYNIADREDSAGASLDSSDSFIFFKKYKRKYWPNWRWAWCIDDKNGDPHCKNFTMPSDGWHMVTFMADGGENKTKVYIDKDEKDFINYVLTGISLNRIFASDYGGNEGNQSIGAYVDEFKIFNQDIDEDKITEIYNNEKSGKNYDGSIRDCLNCSEQNESKVYKFYAWDTFRDKDDRRISTKIVNQDFNLTIASLDENGTDYKEFNGTVCVILVDSNNNDINYTSWYRMEEFIADNNESLISKSNWTDINVTKAAKEVSVKIAWKNNVDKSCPLVEEDNDTTSAEKFAVRPEKFVITNIINNLKAGESFDLNVKTTSQPDGYNGSAHIDVNISDGDRSCPKVGADLNISDINFINGESNNSAKFNDIGEVYLNMIDKNWASVDNNDTPQNCDKNGTYICFEKINLTITPHHFQVSTNLNNFNDDFTYFSSDLNMSARLDINITAQNMENQTTKNYNSTCYARDIDINVSTNTRSDLPNLLYIYTDAKGTNSTLQNVGINMIYKDQNFTTDNNGSTYIRFYINYDRNYSKSINPFKLSVIDINITDINGTFGNARPDKNVTFYYGRIKFKDIRTTEKDINNTGYVLVYSENKLDGFIQYSSNWYINKNHSDIKEGNITNAEAHENTVLASSEKSDINISSEEPNEGKINITISHNYNESFKSYIHIDINDSKWLWYVLNGFGGAYSFDNNSDCTVHPCFEYEYINKSNDSKNGVISGDFNGSDFDLNISMPQRKRGVKIFR from the coding sequence ATGAATAAATTTTTTTTTATTATGTCAATTTTTTGTATTGCTTTATTTGGTAAAACAATAGTTGTATCTAAACTGCCTATTTATTCATGTGTATCTGGAGATGAAACTAAAAGTTCAATTGATGATGCATTAAAGGTGGCAGTTAATGGTGATACTATAAATATTTGTCCAGGAACATATACTATTTCAAAATCACTTTTAGTAACAAAAAAAGATATTACTTTGGAAGGGATGGGTGATGAAATAGATGATGTTGTTATTGAAAGCAGTAGTAAAGCAATAACTATTAAAAATGAGAATATAACATTAAAAAATTTTAAGATAGAGTCAAATGATATTGGAATATATGGGGACTGGAATGGAACAGGTGATCATAATTTTGAAGACTTAATTATACAATCAACTGCTACTGCGATTCAAATAGATCATGGTTCAAAACAGACATTTAAGAATCTAAATATTACATCAAATTCTGGTAAAGGAATAGACTTACCATTTAATACTACTGGTGAACATATATTTGATAATATTACAATAGTTTCATATGATACTTCTATTTATGTTGGACAAGGTGGACTTGATTTTACCAATTTAAATTTGACCTCTAATAATGCAAGAGGGCTAGATGTAGAAAAAACGAATAATGATTTAAATTTTGATAATATAATTATTAAAAGTAAAACAGAAGGTATTTATACATCTGAGGATGTTGATGGTGAACATGTTTTAAATAAAATTATAATAGATTCTGATGGAACAGGCATAAGTTTTGCAAGAGGCTTTTCTAGTTTAAAAGATTCAAATATAACTAGTAAAGTAAGAGGAATTGATCTGGCTCCTTATAGAGATTTGTTAATAGATAATGTAAGTATCGATACGAGTTCTGGTAGCGACCATGGTATTGTCTTAAATTGGGGAGATACCGTTGATATTACTATAAAAAATAGTAAGATTACTGCTGGAGGAGATGGAATTTATACAAATAATAGTAATGAAATTTTGATTGATTCAGTAATAATAGATGGTGGACAACGAGGAATTTATTTACCATGGAATATGAAAAATATTACTATTCAAAATTGTATTATTAAAAATACAACAGATTGGGCATTAGTCTTAGATGCAGATGTTTCAACGCCAGCAAATATAAAAGAAAATTGTTTTTATGGAGATAAAGAGGTAAAAGCAAATGGGTGGGATGCAAGTCATCATCATAATTTTGATGGTAACTATTATGATGGAGTGAGTGATATTGATGGTGATGGTAAGATAACAAGCAGTGACAGTTCTAAAATAGAGGGCTATGTTGAAGATAGTTTATTTAAAAATGAATGTCAAAATAGTGAAACTTCTGCCACTTTTTCTAATCCGATAGTAAATTACCAAATGGATGAGTGTAGATGGGATGCAGATAGTAGTACATATGAGATAAAAAATAGTGGTACATTTGGAAAAAATATAAATGCAACAAGTAAATTTGATGCAAGAAATGAAGAGAATATAACAGTAGGTGGAGGTCTTTGCAAGGTAGGTAATTTTATAGGCTCTAAGCATATAGTTCCACAAAATAACATTTTACTTGATTCAGAATATACAGTTATAGTATGGATAAAGTTTCCTCTGAGTGATGAAAATCATGAAACTTATTGCTTTAATATAGTAGGTAATAGTATAGATTGCTCAGATAATTCTGTAAGGTGGTTAAATCAGTATTACAATATAGCCGATAGAGAAGATAGTGCAGGAGCAAGTCTCGATAGTAGTGATAGTTTTATCTTTTTTAAAAAATATAAAAGGAAATATTGGCCTAATTGGAGATGGGCTTGGTGTATAGATGATAAAAATGGAGATCCTCATTGTAAAAACTTTACAATGCCAAGTGATGGTTGGCATATGGTTACATTTATGGCTGATGGTGGTGAAAATAAAACTAAAGTTTATATAGATAAAGATGAAAAAGATTTTATTAATTATGTTTTAACTGGTATATCATTAAATAGAATTTTTGCTTCAGATTATGGTGGAAATGAGGGAAATCAATCAATAGGTGCATATGTAGATGAATTTAAAATATTTAATCAAGATATAGATGAAGATAAGATTACAGAGATATACAACAATGAGAAATCTGGTAAGAATTATGATGGTAGTATAAGAGATTGTTTGAATTGTAGTGAACAAAATGAATCTAAAGTATATAAATTTTATGCTTGGGATACATTTAGAGATAAAGATGATAGAAGAATCTCTACAAAAATAGTAAATCAAGATTTTAATCTTACTATTGCATCTTTAGATGAAAATGGAACAGATTATAAAGAATTTAATGGGACAGTATGTGTGATATTGGTAGATAGTAATAATAATGATATTAACTATACCAGTTGGTACAGAATGGAAGAGTTTATAGCAGACAATAATGAGAGTTTAATAAGTAAGAGTAATTGGACAGATATAAATGTAACAAAAGCAGCAAAAGAAGTTAGCGTAAAAATAGCTTGGAAAAATAATGTTGATAAGAGTTGTCCTTTAGTCGAGGAAGATAATGATACAACTTCAGCAGAGAAGTTTGCTGTAAGACCTGAAAAATTTGTAATTACTAATATTATAAATAATCTTAAAGCGGGAGAAAGTTTTGATTTAAATGTCAAGACAACTTCACAACCAGATGGTTATAACGGGAGTGCTCATATAGATGTAAATATTTCAGATGGTGATAGAAGTTGTCCAAAAGTAGGAGCTGATTTAAATATATCAGATATAAATTTTATAAATGGAGAGAGTAATAATAGTGCTAAATTTAATGATATTGGAGAGGTTTATTTGAATATGATAGATAAAAATTGGGCAAGTGTTGATAATAATGATACACCACAAAATTGTGATAAAAATGGAACATATATTTGTTTTGAAAAAATAAATTTGACTATAACCCCGCATCATTTTCAGGTAAGCACTAATCTTAATAATTTTAATGATGATTTTACCTATTTTTCAAGTGATTTGAATATGTCAGCTAGATTAGATATAAATATAACAGCACAAAATATGGAAAATCAAACAACAAAGAACTATAACAGTACTTGCTATGCAAGAGATATAGATATAAATGTCTCTACTAATACAAGATCTGATTTACCTAACTTGCTATACATTTATACAGATGCAAAAGGTACAAATAGTACCTTGCAAAATGTAGGAATAAATATGATTTATAAAGATCAAAATTTTACAACAGATAATAATGGTTCTACTTATATAAGGTTTTATATAAATTATGATAGAAATTATAGTAAAAGTATTAATCCTTTTAAGTTAAGTGTGATAGATATAAATATAACAGATATAAATGGTACTTTTGGAAATGCTAGGCCAGATAAGAATGTAACATTTTACTATGGTAGAATTAAGTTTAAAGATATACGAACTACAGAAAAAGATATTAATAATACTGGTTATGTTTTAGTGTATTCCGAGAACAAGTTAGATGGGTTTATTCAGTATAGTTCAAATTGGTATATAAATAAAAATCATTCAGATATTAAAGAAGGAAATATTACAAATGCAGAGGCTCACGAAAATACTGTATTAGCAAGTAGTGAGAAATCTGATATTAATATCTCTTCTGAAGAGCCAAATGAGGGAAAAATTAATATTACTATATCTCATAATTATAATGAGTCATTTAAATCTTATATACATATAGATATTAATGATAGTAAATGGCTTTGGTATGTCTTAAATGGCTTTGGTGGTGCATATAGCTTTGATAATAATAGTGACTGTACTGTTCATCCTTGTTTTGAATATGAGTATATTAATAAGTCTAATGATTCTAAGAATGGGGTTATAAGTGGTGATTTTAATGGAAGTGATTTTGATTTAAATATAAGTATGCCTCAAAGAAAAAGAGGAGTCAAAATATTTAGATGA
- a CDS encoding 7-carboxy-7-deazaguanine synthase QueE, translating to MKLYLVEHFFSVQGEGRYMGSPSIFLRFGGCNLRCPGFGESWYKGKRILGCDTVRATNQKLFKDCWEEVADYKYLINIIENYLKNISYKPDIVLTGGEPMIYAQNQIFYEMIEWLVENDFRVTIETNSTIAPSFKEFQAYKNVTFAMAVKLSNSGEPKERRIVPDAINRLAKESKNSFFKFTLDQELINKDAQSQIEEICSGFSNEIYCMPLGDNISDLQSNALGVAEFCLKYGYNYSDRLHVRLWNREEKR from the coding sequence ATGAAATTATATTTGGTTGAGCACTTTTTTTCAGTGCAGGGAGAGGGGCGTTATATGGGAAGCCCTTCAATATTTTTACGTTTTGGTGGTTGCAATTTGCGTTGTCCTGGTTTTGGCGAGTCTTGGTATAAGGGTAAACGTATTTTAGGGTGTGATACTGTGCGTGCTACCAATCAAAAACTATTTAAAGATTGTTGGGAAGAGGTAGCAGATTATAAATACTTAATCAATATTATAGAAAATTATTTGAAAAATATATCATATAAGCCTGATATTGTCTTAACAGGCGGAGAACCAATGATATATGCTCAAAACCAGATATTTTATGAGATGATAGAGTGGTTGGTTGAAAATGACTTTCGCGTTACTATTGAAACAAATAGCACAATAGCACCATCTTTTAAAGAGTTTCAAGCATATAAAAATGTAACTTTTGCAATGGCGGTAAAGTTATCAAATAGTGGAGAGCCAAAGGAGAGGCGAATAGTTCCTGATGCAATAAATAGGCTAGCAAAAGAGAGCAAAAACTCTTTTTTTAAGTTTACACTAGATCAGGAGTTAATCAATAAAGATGCTCAATCTCAGATAGAAGAGATTTGTAGCGGTTTTAGTAATGAAATATACTGTATGCCATTAGGGGACAATATAAGCGATTTGCAATCAAATGCATTAGGGGTAGCTGAGTTTTGTTTGAAGTATGGATATAACTATAGCGATAGATTACATGTAAGACTTTGGAATCGTGAAGAGAAAAGGTAA
- the glp gene encoding gephyrin-like molybdotransferase Glp: MTPIKEALELIHANVKPVKTEILPIESALGRVAAEHKFAQFDLPRFDNSAMDGYAVTMADAGGVIKSQDTIFAGNESDLKVTIGNGVKIMTGAVMPEGADAVIPVENTTETEDGIQLPDTIKRGANIRKKGEDITKGEQIVNFGDTIDAYLLTLLASQGITHIRVFCKPTVTVFATGHELKMHFEKVEAHQIYNSNAPMFIARSNELGCEAKFTGSTADTMESIKAHISSALDSDLIITSGGVSVGDADFTKDAFKELGMEVLFSKVDIKPGKPTTVGRIGKTWIVNLPGNPSAAAVNFEIFARSIINRLQGKNSPYIAPIVTKLAKDRKIKPGKFSVLMGRFDGEKFEVLEKQGPGMVSPLKSTDGLIIVTPEVDTLKEGDLVRVIPLAYNPTSKESLNLFTTV; encoded by the coding sequence ATGACACCTATTAAAGAAGCTCTAGAACTTATTCACGCAAATGTAAAACCTGTCAAAACTGAAATTTTACCCATCGAATCAGCACTTGGAAGAGTAGCAGCTGAACATAAATTTGCACAGTTTGATCTACCAAGATTTGACAACTCCGCAATGGATGGTTACGCTGTGACAATGGCTGATGCCGGTGGAGTCATAAAATCTCAAGATACAATCTTTGCAGGCAATGAGAGCGATCTGAAGGTTACTATAGGTAATGGTGTAAAGATTATGACAGGTGCTGTAATGCCTGAAGGAGCTGATGCTGTTATACCGGTAGAAAATACGACAGAAACAGAAGATGGTATTCAACTTCCAGATACCATAAAACGTGGTGCAAACATAAGAAAAAAGGGTGAAGATATTACAAAAGGTGAGCAAATAGTCAACTTTGGTGATACGATTGACGCTTACCTTTTAACACTTTTGGCAAGTCAGGGAATTACACACATAAGAGTCTTTTGTAAACCTACAGTTACAGTCTTTGCAACTGGTCATGAACTCAAAATGCACTTTGAGAAAGTGGAAGCACACCAAATCTACAACTCAAACGCTCCTATGTTCATTGCAAGATCTAATGAGCTTGGCTGTGAAGCAAAATTTACCGGATCAACGGCAGATACAATGGAGTCTATAAAAGCACATATCTCATCTGCACTTGACTCTGATCTCATCATAACAAGCGGTGGCGTAAGCGTAGGAGATGCTGACTTTACAAAAGATGCTTTCAAAGAGTTGGGGATGGAGGTTCTTTTTAGTAAAGTAGATATTAAACCGGGAAAGCCTACCACTGTTGGACGAATTGGAAAAACATGGATTGTAAATTTACCGGGAAATCCATCTGCGGCTGCTGTGAATTTTGAGATATTTGCCCGATCTATAATTAACCGCTTACAAGGGAAAAATAGTCCTTATATAGCTCCTATTGTTACAAAACTCGCAAAAGATAGAAAGATAAAACCTGGTAAATTCAGCGTCTTAATGGGTAGATTTGATGGAGAGAAATTTGAAGTTTTAGAAAAACAAGGTCCAGGAATGGTAAGCCCTTTAAAGAGTACTGATGGTCTAATTATTGTAACACCTGAAGTTGACACTCTTAAAGAGGGTGATCTTGTTAGAGTAATACCTCTTGCCTACAACCCAACCTCTAAAGAGTCTTTAAACCTCTTTACTACAGTTTAG
- a CDS encoding 16S rRNA (uracil(1498)-N(3))-methyltransferase — protein sequence MQFLYHPDSGLSKIKIEGESYKYIFKVRRHKEGERIALRNLQDQFIYFYTIERVTRREAELLFLEKEEKVVMPKNSMHIGWCIVDPKVVEKTLPMLNELGVEKITFIYCDRSQKNFKLDFDRLNRILINSSQQCGRSKMMGLELVSSIDEYLKIYPQSAVLDFGGKHVICEDMVKSILVGCEGGFSEEERELFNKSRIFTLKTPLILRSESAVVAASTFLLLK from the coding sequence ATGCAATTTTTATATCATCCAGATTCAGGTTTGTCAAAAATAAAAATAGAGGGTGAATCTTACAAGTATATCTTCAAAGTTCGTCGCCATAAAGAGGGTGAACGAATAGCACTTAGAAACCTACAAGATCAATTTATATACTTTTACACAATAGAGAGAGTTACCAGGCGTGAAGCAGAGCTTCTTTTTTTGGAAAAAGAAGAGAAGGTTGTAATGCCAAAAAACTCTATGCATATAGGTTGGTGTATAGTAGATCCAAAAGTTGTTGAAAAAACTTTACCGATGCTAAATGAGTTGGGTGTTGAAAAGATTACATTTATCTACTGTGATAGAAGTCAAAAAAATTTTAAATTAGATTTTGATCGCCTTAACAGAATACTCATTAATTCTAGTCAACAGTGTGGTAGAAGTAAAATGATGGGACTTGAACTGGTTTCATCTATAGATGAGTATTTAAAAATATATCCTCAGAGTGCTGTACTTGATTTTGGTGGAAAACATGTTATATGTGAAGATATGGTAAAATCAATTTTGGTAGGTTGTGAAGGTGGCTTTAGTGAAGAAGAGAGAGAGTTATTTAATAAAAGTAGAATCTTTACGTTAAAAACACCACTTATTTTACGAAGTGAAAGTGCAGTAGTTGCTGCTTCTACTTTTTTACTTTTAAAGTAA
- a CDS encoding Uma2 family endonuclease, which produces MEAIKYKERYSYNDYVEWEGRWELIDGVAYNMAPAPYPKHQRAVFNIARELEENLNCNECEVYISPIDWKIDENNVVQPDVAIFCETPIFQFFTKAPLLIVEVLSKSTVKKDVTVKYELYQNNGVKYYIMVEPDSEVADIFILDNGEYKFLKKVVDEVMTFEWESCSTKIDFGKLFDKKV; this is translated from the coding sequence ATGGAAGCTATAAAATATAAAGAGAGGTATAGCTACAATGACTATGTAGAGTGGGAAGGTCGTTGGGAGTTGATAGACGGAGTAGCTTACAATATGGCACCTGCTCCATACCCTAAACATCAAAGAGCTGTATTTAATATAGCAAGAGAGTTAGAAGAGAATCTAAACTGCAATGAGTGTGAGGTTTACATCTCTCCAATCGATTGGAAGATAGATGAAAACAATGTTGTGCAACCTGATGTAGCTATATTTTGTGAAACTCCTATTTTTCAATTTTTTACAAAAGCTCCACTTTTGATAGTTGAAGTTTTGTCAAAGTCAACAGTAAAAAAAGATGTAACAGTAAAATATGAGTTATATCAGAATAATGGAGTTAAATATTACATTATGGTTGAACCGGACTCTGAAGTTGCAGATATCTTTATTTTGGATAATGGAGAGTATAAGTTTTTAAAAAAAGTGGTAGATGAGGTTATGACGTTTGAGTGGGAGAGTTGCTCTACAAAAATTGATTTTGGTAAATTGTTTGACAAAAAAGTTTGA
- the moaA gene encoding GTP 3',8-cyclase MoaA has translation MLIDGHGRKVNYLRISVTERCNFRCQYCMPEKPFSWVPRENLLSFEELFSFVRVAIDEGVDKIRITGGEPLLREDLDRFIQMIHDHKPDIDLALTTNGYLLANVAERLKDAGLKRINISIDTLKPDVAAKIAQKDVLSKVLEGVEKALEVGLKVKVNMVPLKGINEDEIIDVMEYAKARGMTIRYIEYMENVHAKNGLQGLNGKEILAKVKEKYTIQKVGREGSSPAFHYLTDDGYKFGLIDPHKHDFCESCNRIRLTAEGFLIPCLYFDEAMSIRDAVKAGNIEAASEILREVLRNKPEKNRWSEENAEESTRAFYETGG, from the coding sequence ATGTTAATAGACGGACATGGTCGCAAAGTTAATTATTTAAGAATATCTGTAACTGAAAGGTGTAATTTTAGGTGTCAGTACTGTATGCCTGAAAAGCCATTTTCTTGGGTGCCAAGAGAGAATCTTTTAAGTTTTGAAGAGCTTTTCAGTTTTGTACGAGTTGCAATTGATGAAGGTGTAGATAAGATCCGCATAACAGGTGGAGAACCTCTTTTGCGTGAAGATCTTGATCGTTTTATTCAAATGATTCACGATCACAAGCCTGATATTGACTTGGCGCTTACTACCAATGGATACCTTTTAGCAAATGTAGCAGAGCGTTTAAAAGACGCTGGATTAAAGCGTATAAATATCTCTATAGATACTCTTAAACCTGATGTTGCAGCTAAAATAGCACAAAAAGATGTATTGAGTAAAGTTTTGGAAGGTGTAGAGAAAGCGCTTGAAGTTGGCTTAAAAGTTAAGGTCAATATGGTTCCACTTAAGGGTATTAATGAAGATGAGATTATTGATGTAATGGAGTATGCCAAAGCTCGTGGTATGACAATAAGATATATTGAATATATGGAAAATGTTCATGCAAAAAATGGACTGCAAGGATTAAATGGAAAAGAGATTTTAGCAAAAGTAAAAGAGAAATATACTATTCAAAAAGTTGGACGAGAGGGGAGCAGCCCAGCTTTTCACTATTTAACTGATGATGGCTACAAGTTTGGATTGATTGATCCTCACAAACATGACTTTTGTGAAAGTTGTAACCGTATTAGATTGACTGCAGAAGGTTTTTTGATCCCTTGCCTCTATTTTGATGAAGCGATGAGTATTCGAGATGCTGTTAAAGCTGGTAATATTGAAGCAGCAAGTGAGATATTACGAGAAGTTCTTAGAAATAAACCTGAAAAAAACAGGTGGAGTGAAGAGAATGCTGAAGAGTCAACACGAGCTTTTTATGAGACGGGAGGATGA
- a CDS encoding c-type cytochrome — protein MKELKILAVVVFFTLLTYWGVEPYAHSVMHAHVESEHFAYDDLKPLNKKGDPVKGAETFMNAGCIGCHGVEAAGMPAPMDPLAAAASFGVNPPDLSNAGAIFDEKFLAALIKNPAHALKVEHKFTGGKMHPMTPFYGLGGDLDQEVADIVAYLKSIAKKPEEITPKMAFENACGRCHAMKYDNWTQLGEKPKFKFKKDELLYEAKVLEYQDYLTKYMGKLPPDLSMYIRSRGEHYIKTFIENPQNLLHGTAMPRVGVTAESADKVVEYLADVGDSKRHERDSVGKMVMIYLFIFALLAYLWKQSIWRKLH, from the coding sequence ATGAAAGAATTAAAAATTTTAGCGGTAGTAGTATTCTTTACACTGCTGACATATTGGGGAGTTGAGCCTTATGCTCACTCTGTTATGCATGCTCATGTTGAGAGTGAACATTTTGCTTATGATGATTTAAAACCTCTTAACAAAAAAGGTGATCCTGTTAAAGGTGCTGAAACATTTATGAATGCTGGCTGTATAGGATGTCACGGTGTAGAGGCAGCTGGAATGCCAGCACCAATGGATCCATTGGCAGCAGCGGCAAGTTTTGGTGTAAATCCACCTGATTTGAGTAATGCAGGTGCTATTTTTGATGAGAAGTTTTTAGCTGCACTTATCAAAAATCCTGCTCATGCTTTAAAAGTTGAGCATAAATTTACTGGTGGTAAAATGCACCCAATGACACCATTTTATGGTCTTGGTGGCGATCTTGATCAAGAGGTTGCAGATATTGTAGCTTATTTGAAATCTATTGCTAAAAAACCAGAAGAGATTACTCCTAAAATGGCATTTGAAAATGCTTGTGGACGTTGTCATGCTATGAAGTATGATAATTGGACACAACTTGGTGAAAAACCTAAATTTAAGTTCAAAAAAGATGAGCTTCTTTATGAAGCAAAAGTACTTGAATATCAAGATTACCTAACAAAATATATGGGTAAACTTCCACCTGATCTTTCTATGTATATTAGATCTCGTGGTGAGCATTATATAAAAACATTTATTGAAAACCCTCAAAATCTTTTACACGGTACAGCTATGCCTCGTGTTGGTGTGACTGCTGAATCTGCAGATAAGGTTGTTGAATATCTTGCTGATGTAGGTGACAGCAAACGACATGAGCGTGATAGTGTTGGTAAAATGGTTATGATTTATCTATTTATCTTTGCACTTCTTGCATACCTGTGGAAGCAAAGTATTTGGAGAAAACTCCACTAA
- a CDS encoding c-type cytochrome, which translates to MKKLNYVIGASLVLLLSGCTENRGKISINDTTKSIKISQAEVLALYARCAGCHGLDGKKRVFGKSGRIAGQSKSELIRKITGYQKGTFGGSLKGLMARQVEPLTPEQVNALAEYISKL; encoded by the coding sequence ATGAAAAAATTAAATTATGTAATTGGAGCATCATTAGTTCTACTTTTAAGTGGATGTACAGAGAATAGAGGCAAAATCTCTATCAATGATACTACAAAGTCTATAAAGATCAGTCAAGCAGAAGTTTTGGCTCTCTATGCAAGATGTGCAGGTTGTCACGGATTAGATGGTAAAAAACGCGTATTTGGAAAGAGTGGCAGAATTGCCGGTCAATCAAAAAGTGAGCTTATTAGAAAGATAACAGGGTATCAAAAAGGTACTTTTGGAGGTTCGCTTAAAGGATTGATGGCTCGGCAAGTCGAACCTTTAACGCCAGAGCAGGTCAATGCCCTAGCTGAATATATATCTAAACTGTAG
- a CDS encoding 6-pyruvoyl trahydropterin synthase family protein produces the protein MIIRKLYKFENAHIVRKCTSRRCSRSIHGHSYKVELFFTAPSLDRGEMVYDFGLTKGMIKDFIDAFDHAITLWSSDDPEYLRDMKKWSERWVELPVNPSAEQFARTFFLIIDRVLQQTDMVNGESDVTIDSVIVHETDTGYAKADHSDAYNEEMGTTDLSKIIFSDQVKAEWKNPKMFEELLDGKRFVNPFVA, from the coding sequence ATGATTATCAGAAAGTTATATAAGTTTGAAAATGCTCATATAGTACGTAAATGCACATCAAGACGGTGTAGCAGAAGCATACATGGACACTCTTATAAGGTAGAACTTTTTTTTACGGCTCCATCGCTTGATCGTGGAGAGATGGTTTACGATTTTGGATTGACAAAAGGGATGATCAAAGATTTTATAGATGCTTTTGATCATGCCATAACTCTTTGGAGTAGTGATGATCCGGAGTATTTGCGCGATATGAAAAAATGGAGTGAAAGATGGGTTGAATTACCTGTAAATCCATCTGCCGAGCAGTTTGCAAGAACATTTTTTTTAATTATAGACAGAGTTTTACAGCAGACAGATATGGTAAATGGTGAATCTGATGTTACCATAGATAGTGTCATAGTACACGAAACAGATACAGGCTATGCAAAAGCCGATCACAGTGATGCATATAATGAAGAGATGGGAACTACCGATTTGAGCAAAATAATATTTTCAGATCAGGTAAAGGCAGAGTGGAAGAATCCAAAAATGTTTGAAGAGCTGTTGGATGGTAAAAGATTTGTAAACCCATTCGTTGCATAA